One stretch of Oikeobacillus pervagus DNA includes these proteins:
- a CDS encoding sporulation histidine kinase inhibitor Sda codes for MRKLSDELLIESYFKAKELKLSPEFIRLIETELDRRALAQKIKASS; via the coding sequence ATGCGCAAATTATCTGATGAATTATTAATTGAATCTTATTTTAAAGCAAAAGAACTGAAATTAAGCCCGGAATTTATACGCCTCATTGAAACGGAACTAGATCGTCGGGCATTAGCACAAAAAATTAAAGCTTCATCATAA
- a CDS encoding YqeG family HAD IIIA-type phosphatase, producing MLKKFLPNEHVKSILDIQPEVLIKKGIKAIITDLDNTLVEWDRADATPALIEWFEYMAKHGILITIVSNNNEGRVSSFSKPLNLPYIFRARKPLGKAFRKAVRDMGIKKEEAVVIGDQLLTDILGGNRSGFYTILVTPVAQTDGFWTRINRKVERGILNFFKRRGMIQWED from the coding sequence TTGTTGAAGAAATTTTTACCGAATGAACATGTCAAAAGTATTCTGGATATTCAACCAGAAGTTCTAATTAAAAAAGGAATTAAAGCCATTATTACAGATTTAGATAATACACTCGTCGAATGGGATCGTGCAGATGCTACACCGGCTCTGATAGAATGGTTTGAATATATGGCTAAGCACGGTATTCTCATTACCATTGTCTCGAATAACAATGAAGGAAGAGTTAGTTCTTTTTCTAAGCCTTTAAACCTGCCATATATTTTCCGAGCGCGTAAGCCATTGGGAAAAGCATTCCGAAAAGCAGTTCGCGATATGGGGATTAAGAAGGAAGAAGCCGTTGTGATTGGGGATCAATTATTAACTGATATATTAGGGGGAAATCGATCAGGGTTTTATACGATCTTAGTAACACCTGTTGCTCAAACTGATGGATTTTGGACAAGGATCAATCGGAAAGTTGAACGAGGGATCTTAAACTTTTTTAAACGCAGAGGTATGATTCAGTGGGAGGATTAA
- the aroE gene encoding shikimate dehydrogenase: MKQLFGVIGDPIAHSMSPAMHNAAFKEAGIDAYYHPFHVKPEDLEEAVKGMKAIGVQGFNVTIPHKTSIIPLLDSIDPLAEAIGAVNTVVRVENRWVGFNTDGEGYVRALKEQCKEYLQNEPILIIGAGGAARGIYCTLAAHKVKQIDLCNRTVEKAQKLANDCPYETVTNVMNLQEAEKRLKDYSIIIQTTSIGMSPKTDESPLKIDELQPNTIVSDIVYNPIQTKFLLKAKQQGAIIQNGMKMFVYQGALAFEKWTGIFPDTHKMEQLVYQQLGGTYVNR; the protein is encoded by the coding sequence ATGAAACAATTATTTGGTGTAATCGGGGACCCTATAGCCCATTCTATGTCTCCTGCCATGCATAATGCTGCATTTAAAGAGGCTGGAATCGATGCGTATTATCATCCTTTCCATGTCAAGCCAGAAGATTTAGAAGAAGCGGTAAAAGGGATGAAAGCAATTGGAGTTCAAGGATTTAATGTGACGATCCCCCATAAAACTTCGATCATTCCTTTGCTTGACTCTATTGATCCTCTTGCGGAAGCGATAGGGGCTGTAAATACAGTAGTAAGAGTTGAGAACCGATGGGTAGGTTTTAATACCGATGGGGAAGGGTATGTACGAGCCTTAAAGGAACAATGCAAAGAGTATTTGCAAAATGAGCCTATTTTAATTATAGGAGCTGGAGGAGCAGCTCGAGGAATTTATTGCACATTAGCTGCTCATAAAGTAAAACAGATTGATCTTTGTAATCGTACGGTCGAAAAGGCACAAAAGCTTGCTAATGATTGTCCATATGAAACGGTGACAAACGTTATGAACTTACAAGAAGCAGAGAAAAGATTAAAAGATTATTCCATTATCATTCAGACGACTTCCATTGGAATGTCTCCTAAAACGGATGAATCACCATTAAAGATAGATGAACTTCAACCGAACACGATTGTATCAGATATTGTATATAATCCCATTCAAACAAAGTTCTTATTGAAAGCGAAACAACAAGGGGCGATTATTCAAAATGGAATGAAAATGTTCGTGTACCAAGGTGCATTAGCATTTGAAAAATGGACAGGCATCTTTCCCGACACTCACAAGATGGAACAACTAGTCTATCAACAATTAGGAGGTACTTATGTTAACAGGTAA
- the yhbY gene encoding ribosome assembly RNA-binding protein YhbY: MLTGKQKRFLRAQAHHLDPIFQVGKGGVNDNMIKQIADALEARELIKISVLQNCDEDKRIVADELSKGAKAELVQIIGNTIVLYKESKENKQFNLPK; this comes from the coding sequence ATGTTAACAGGTAAACAAAAGCGTTTTTTACGTGCACAAGCTCATCATTTAGATCCTATTTTCCAAGTTGGAAAAGGGGGAGTGAATGATAATATGATTAAGCAAATAGCAGATGCCCTTGAGGCAAGAGAATTAATAAAAATAAGTGTTTTGCAAAATTGTGATGAGGATAAGAGAATCGTTGCAGACGAATTAAGTAAAGGGGCGAAGGCTGAGCTCGTCCAAATCATAGGAAACACCATTGTCTTATACAAAGAATCAAAGGAAAATAAGCAGTTCAATTTACCAAAATGA
- the yqeH gene encoding ribosome biogenesis GTPase YqeH: protein MCIGCGVEIQTTNKNGLGYAPPSSLQNEQIICQRCFRLKHYNEVQDVPLTDDDFLHILNTLGQTDSLIVKIVDIFDFNGSWLPGLHRFVGKNPILLIGNKVDLLPKSVKHTKLINWMKQEAKKLGLKPIDVMLVSASKGNFIKEALEAIESYRNGKDVYVVGCTNVGKSTFINQIIKEVTGEKEVITTSHFPGTTLDMIEIPFDDDTALIDTPGIINHHQMAHFVDKRDLKIITPKKEIKPKVFQLSEGQTLFFGGLARFDYITGGKRSFTCYVSNELNIHRTKLENADDLYEKHIGEMLAPPRREQLAEFPSLVRHEFSIKEGKTDIVFSGLGWVTINEPGAILAAFAPKGVSVFIRKSLI, encoded by the coding sequence ATGTGTATTGGCTGTGGCGTAGAGATCCAAACAACTAATAAAAATGGGCTTGGATATGCACCGCCATCATCACTTCAAAATGAACAGATTATTTGTCAAAGATGCTTTCGTTTGAAACATTATAATGAGGTTCAGGATGTTCCATTAACAGATGATGATTTCCTACACATTTTAAATACGTTAGGACAAACAGACAGTCTTATTGTGAAAATCGTTGACATTTTTGACTTTAATGGTAGTTGGTTACCAGGATTACATCGCTTTGTAGGGAAGAACCCAATATTATTAATTGGAAATAAAGTGGATTTATTACCGAAATCAGTAAAGCATACAAAGTTAATAAATTGGATGAAACAAGAGGCGAAGAAGCTTGGCTTAAAGCCGATTGATGTCATGCTAGTAAGTGCATCTAAAGGAAATTTTATTAAGGAAGCGTTAGAGGCGATTGAAAGCTACCGAAACGGAAAAGATGTATATGTAGTTGGTTGTACAAATGTTGGAAAATCAACTTTTATTAATCAAATTATTAAGGAAGTAACTGGGGAGAAGGAAGTGATAACAACTTCACATTTTCCAGGTACGACTCTAGATATGATTGAGATTCCTTTTGATGATGATACCGCTCTAATCGACACACCAGGAATTATTAATCATCACCAAATGGCTCACTTTGTTGATAAACGAGATTTAAAGATCATTACACCTAAAAAGGAAATTAAGCCAAAAGTATTTCAATTAAGTGAAGGACAAACATTGTTTTTCGGCGGTTTGGCCAGATTTGATTATATAACGGGCGGCAAAAGGTCTTTTACGTGTTATGTATCAAATGAACTGAATATTCATCGTACAAAGTTAGAAAATGCCGATGATCTTTATGAAAAACATATTGGAGAAATGTTAGCACCCCCAAGAAGGGAACAATTAGCAGAATTCCCCTCTTTAGTTCGTCATGAATTTTCTATAAAAGAAGGAAAAACAGATATTGTTTTTTCTGGTTTAGGATGGGTGACCATTAATGAACCTGGGGCAATACTGGCTGCCTTTGCTCCAAAAGGGGTTAGTGTTTTTATACGAAAATCATTAATTTAA